Proteins co-encoded in one Flavivirga eckloniae genomic window:
- a CDS encoding CYTH domain-containing protein: MIEIERKFLVTSSAYKDEALKHTRIIQGFLNTHKERTVRVRLKGDVGYLTVKGESSKDGLSRFEWEKEIPKTDAESLLKICEPGVIDKIRYEVKVKNHTFEIDEFFGDNEGLVIAEVELESENETFETPSWLGEEVTGNIKYYNSQLSKHPYKIWY; encoded by the coding sequence ATGATAGAGATAGAACGTAAATTTTTAGTAACGTCTAGTGCTTATAAAGATGAAGCATTAAAGCATACTAGAATTATTCAAGGGTTTTTAAATACCCATAAAGAGCGTACAGTTCGTGTTAGACTAAAAGGAGATGTTGGATATTTAACGGTTAAGGGGGAATCGTCAAAAGACGGTCTGTCGCGATTTGAATGGGAAAAAGAAATCCCTAAAACAGATGCCGAATCCCTTCTAAAAATTTGTGAACCAGGGGTTATTGACAAGATTCGCTATGAGGTAAAAGTTAAAAACCATACTTTTGAAATTGATGAGTTTTTTGGTGACAATGAAGGTTTGGTTATTGCCGAGGTTGAATTAGAAAGCGAAAATGAAACTTTTGAAACCCCTTCTTGGTTAGGTGAAGAAGTTACAGGAAACATAAAATACTACAATTCACAGTTAAGTAAACACCCATATAAAATCTGGTACTAA
- the pbpC gene encoding penicillin-binding protein 1C, with amino-acid sequence MNRIITYIKHNKIKSATLAVLLIVYYFSLPKQLFKDPTTTVITSSNNELLGAQIAKDGQWRFPQNDSIPEKFKTCIVQFEDEYFYKHPGFNPISIFKALRENLKSGGIKRGGSTITQQVIRLSRKGQSRTYLEKIKEIILASRLELRESKNKILSYYSSNAPFGGNVVGLDAASWRYFNRDASQLSWAESATLAVLPNAPSLIYPGKNQEKLLKKRDRLLTKLLINQIIDSLTYKLSIAESLPQKPYRLPQIAPHLLQKASHTNHGERIRTTIDVKLQERVNHIVKSHYNQLSQNEIYNAAVLVLDVKTRQVLAYVGNTPTDKVHQKDVDIIDKPRSTGSILKPFLYAAMLDAGDLLPHTLVTDVPTQFGSYNPENFNKTYDGAIPASRALSRSLNVPAVRMLQDFGLDRFHHYLKTLQLKDLKYNANHYGLSLILGGAESNLWDLCKSYAALSSTLNHFSETSSEYFTNEFCEPTFLASETIDFGDKTRDKTLFDAASIYLTYESLKEVNRPESDESWEFFDGSKQIAWKTGTSFGFRDAWAIGSTKDYVVGVWVGNADGEGRPGLVGVQTAAPILFDVFDLLPNSNWFSKPFDEMQEIDVCTLSGHRASPNCDAIEQKFIQVSGLKTTPCPYHILIHVDKNESFQVNSSCEDLGNITHKSWFVLPPLMAYYYKTKNPFYKPLPKFRSDCIGSNTVSMAFIYPKENNAIFLPKDFDGKTNDLVLKIAHSKPESTLFWYLDNTFIASTKDIHDLAIIPKQGAHIITVVDEFGNEAKRKITISE; translated from the coding sequence ATGAACAGAATTATAACCTACATAAAGCACAACAAAATAAAATCAGCAACACTTGCTGTGTTATTAATTGTTTATTATTTCAGTTTACCAAAACAGCTTTTTAAAGACCCAACAACAACAGTAATTACAAGTTCAAACAATGAACTATTGGGAGCCCAGATTGCTAAAGACGGTCAATGGCGATTTCCACAAAACGATAGTATCCCAGAAAAATTCAAAACCTGCATCGTTCAATTCGAAGACGAATATTTTTACAAGCACCCTGGTTTTAATCCCATATCCATATTTAAAGCTTTAAGGGAAAATTTAAAATCTGGTGGCATAAAACGAGGAGGTAGCACGATTACCCAACAGGTTATTAGACTATCTAGAAAAGGGCAATCCAGAACATACCTTGAAAAAATAAAAGAAATTATTTTGGCATCCCGATTAGAGCTTCGGGAATCTAAAAATAAAATTCTATCCTATTACAGCAGCAATGCCCCATTTGGAGGAAATGTAGTTGGGCTAGATGCTGCTTCGTGGCGTTATTTCAACAGAGATGCCAGCCAATTATCCTGGGCAGAGAGTGCTACGCTTGCCGTTTTACCCAATGCTCCTAGTTTAATTTATCCAGGAAAGAATCAAGAAAAACTATTAAAAAAGCGAGATCGGCTTTTAACAAAGCTTTTAATAAATCAAATTATAGACTCACTAACTTACAAACTATCTATTGCCGAGAGCTTACCTCAAAAACCCTATCGGTTACCGCAAATAGCACCTCATTTATTACAAAAAGCATCTCATACCAACCATGGAGAACGTATAAGAACTACTATCGATGTCAAGCTACAAGAGCGTGTAAACCATATAGTGAAAAGTCATTACAATCAACTAAGTCAAAATGAAATTTATAATGCCGCAGTATTAGTTTTAGATGTAAAAACCAGACAGGTTTTAGCTTATGTAGGCAATACTCCAACAGATAAAGTACATCAAAAGGACGTAGATATTATTGATAAACCCAGAAGCACAGGCAGTATTTTAAAACCTTTTTTATATGCAGCAATGTTAGATGCTGGAGATTTACTTCCTCATACACTGGTAACCGATGTACCTACCCAGTTTGGCAGTTATAATCCAGAAAATTTTAATAAAACCTACGATGGTGCAATACCTGCAAGTAGGGCCCTATCCCGTTCGCTAAATGTTCCTGCCGTTAGAATGCTTCAAGATTTTGGTTTAGACAGATTTCATCATTATTTAAAAACACTGCAATTAAAAGACTTGAAATACAATGCAAATCATTACGGATTGTCGCTTATTTTAGGAGGCGCAGAAAGCAATCTATGGGATTTATGCAAAAGTTATGCAGCCCTTTCCTCTACCCTAAACCACTTTTCGGAAACCTCTAGTGAGTATTTTACGAATGAATTTTGCGAACCGACCTTTTTGGCTTCAGAGACAATTGACTTTGGTGATAAAACCAGAGATAAAACTCTTTTTGATGCTGCATCTATTTATTTAACCTATGAAAGTTTAAAAGAAGTAAACAGACCAGAGAGTGACGAAAGTTGGGAGTTTTTCGATGGTTCTAAACAAATTGCCTGGAAAACAGGTACCAGTTTCGGGTTTCGAGACGCATGGGCCATTGGTTCGACTAAAGACTACGTGGTCGGCGTATGGGTTGGCAATGCCGATGGAGAAGGGCGACCCGGCCTGGTTGGGGTACAAACTGCAGCACCAATTTTGTTTGATGTGTTCGATTTATTACCGAACAGCAATTGGTTTTCAAAACCATTTGACGAAATGCAAGAGATAGATGTTTGCACACTAAGCGGACATAGAGCGTCTCCTAATTGTGATGCCATTGAACAAAAGTTTATTCAAGTTAGCGGTTTAAAAACAACACCTTGTCCGTATCATATACTAATTCATGTGGATAAAAACGAATCGTTTCAAGTAAATTCTTCTTGCGAGGATTTAGGCAATATCACGCACAAATCCTGGTTTGTTTTACCGCCTTTAATGGCATATTATTACAAAACCAAAAACCCATTTTATAAACCACTTCCTAAATTTAGGAGCGATTGTATAGGTTCGAATACTGTTTCGATGGCGTTTATTTACCCTAAAGAAAACAATGCCATTTTTTTACCAAAAGATTTTGACGGCAAAACAAATGATCTGGTTTTAAAAATAGCACATTCTAAACCCGAAAGCACCTTATTTTGGTATCTAGACAACACTTTTATTGCTAGTACTAAAGACATTCACGACTTGGCAATTATCCCAAAACAGGGAGCACACATAATTACTGTTGTAGATGAATTTGGAAATGAAGCCAAACGTAAAATTACGATTTCGGAATAA
- a CDS encoding endonuclease/exonuclease/phosphatase family protein, with protein MLKGLKRLFSVINVVIIIALLAIHFVLKESSLQTSLYFYSFPLPVIIIVVLILAIFLKRGLKKYNLWLAAILMIVWLGRSFKVHISETVNERDLEVVFWNASHERNFQDVFNKSDSIPDVVVLAEYHGKILEETKLKYSDRYFYKHPTRRIGICSNRPINIKEIILSKYESTVIRFETNDVNFYVVDVSGSMDVPRNWELGFVNKSITQTKRTIVLGDFNVPYESKYLEDLKTDFNHAFSEKGNGFMETWFWNIPLLSLDHIWVSKDLEILKTEKIGTFKSDHSMIKTFIRK; from the coding sequence ATGTTAAAAGGTTTAAAGCGTCTGTTTAGTGTTATTAATGTTGTAATAATTATAGCATTACTCGCTATTCATTTTGTTTTAAAGGAGAGTAGCTTACAAACTTCTCTATACTTTTATAGCTTTCCGCTTCCTGTTATTATCATCGTTGTTTTAATACTTGCTATCTTTCTTAAGAGGGGGTTAAAAAAGTATAATTTATGGCTCGCAGCCATATTGATGATTGTTTGGTTAGGTAGAAGTTTTAAAGTACATATTTCGGAAACTGTTAACGAGCGGGATTTGGAAGTCGTATTTTGGAATGCATCTCATGAAAGAAATTTTCAGGATGTATTCAATAAAAGTGATAGTATTCCCGATGTTGTTGTTTTAGCAGAATATCATGGTAAGATATTAGAGGAAACCAAGTTAAAATACTCTGATCGCTATTTTTATAAACATCCTACCAGAAGAATAGGGATATGCTCAAATAGGCCTATAAACATTAAAGAAATTATACTATCAAAATATGAATCTACCGTGATTCGTTTTGAAACAAACGATGTTAATTTCTATGTAGTAGATGTATCTGGAAGTATGGATGTACCACGAAATTGGGAACTGGGATTTGTTAACAAGTCCATCACCCAGACAAAACGGACTATCGTTCTAGGAGACTTCAATGTACCGTATGAATCTAAGTATTTAGAGGATCTAAAAACGGATTTTAATCATGCCTTTTCAGAAAAGGGTAATGGTTTTATGGAAACCTGGTTTTGGAATATTCCGTTACTATCTTTAGATCATATTTGGGTTTCTAAAGACTTGGAAATTCTTAAAACTGAAAAGATAGGTACTTTTAAATCCGATCATAGTATGATAAAAACGTTTATAAGAAAGTAA
- the pyk gene encoding pyruvate kinase has protein sequence MSITKKTKIVATLGPATSTKEVLKGMLEEGVNVFRINFSHADYNDVAERVKMIRELNEEFGFTAAILADLQGPKLRVGVMKEEVVVHPGDEIIFATGERFEGTKERVYMTYERFPQDAKPEERILLDDGKLIFEVVSTNKDNEVVARVIQGGPLKSKKGVNLPNTNISQPALTEKDIEDAIFAISQGVDWIALSFVRHAEDLMQLRDLINKHSDYKIPIIAKIEKPEAVENIDKIVTHCDGIMVARGDLGVEVPAEEVPLIQKQLVLRAKKARIPVIIATQMMETMISSLTPTRAEVNDVANSVMDGADAVMLSGETSVGNYPIQVIKQMADILKSVEDSNLIKVPQLPPHIRTNRYITKSICYHAANMANEISAKAISTLTNSGYTAFQISAWRPSCHILVFTSNKRILTRLSLLWGVRTFYYDKFVSTDETIEDVNAIACKMGYLEEGDMLISLAAMPIKDRGMVNTLRVTEIDNCNF, from the coding sequence ATGTCGATAACAAAGAAAACAAAAATAGTAGCAACGTTAGGACCTGCTACAAGTACAAAGGAAGTTTTAAAAGGAATGCTGGAAGAAGGTGTTAATGTGTTTAGAATAAACTTTTCTCATGCCGATTATAATGATGTAGCCGAACGTGTTAAAATGATACGGGAATTAAATGAAGAGTTTGGTTTTACCGCTGCTATTTTAGCAGATTTACAAGGTCCTAAGCTTCGTGTTGGCGTAATGAAGGAAGAGGTTGTTGTACACCCAGGAGACGAAATTATATTTGCTACAGGAGAGCGTTTTGAAGGAACGAAGGAACGTGTTTACATGACCTATGAAAGGTTTCCTCAAGATGCAAAACCAGAAGAACGTATTCTTTTAGATGACGGAAAATTAATTTTTGAAGTCGTTTCAACTAACAAGGATAATGAGGTTGTTGCCCGCGTTATTCAAGGAGGACCACTTAAGTCTAAAAAAGGGGTAAATCTTCCTAATACGAATATTTCGCAACCAGCCTTAACGGAGAAAGATATAGAAGATGCTATTTTTGCTATTAGCCAAGGTGTAGATTGGATTGCTTTATCATTTGTTCGTCATGCCGAAGATTTAATGCAACTACGTGACTTAATAAATAAACATAGCGATTACAAAATTCCAATTATAGCTAAAATTGAAAAACCAGAGGCTGTAGAGAATATCGATAAAATCGTTACACATTGTGATGGTATTATGGTTGCTCGTGGCGATTTAGGAGTTGAGGTTCCTGCAGAGGAAGTACCACTTATTCAAAAGCAATTAGTATTACGTGCTAAAAAGGCGAGAATTCCGGTAATTATAGCCACTCAGATGATGGAGACTATGATTTCTAGTTTAACACCAACAAGAGCAGAGGTAAACGACGTTGCGAATTCGGTTATGGATGGTGCAGATGCCGTGATGTTATCTGGAGAAACGTCGGTTGGTAATTACCCGATACAGGTTATTAAGCAAATGGCAGATATACTAAAAAGTGTAGAAGACTCAAACTTAATTAAAGTACCACAGTTACCACCTCATATACGTACCAATCGTTATATAACCAAATCTATTTGTTACCATGCCGCTAATATGGCAAACGAAATAAGTGCTAAAGCAATTTCAACATTAACAAATAGTGGGTATACTGCGTTTCAAATTTCTGCTTGGAGACCTTCATGCCATATTTTAGTGTTTACTTCTAATAAACGTATATTAACGCGCCTTAGTTTGCTTTGGGGTGTTCGTACGTTTTACTACGATAAGTTTGTAAGTACAGACGAAACCATTGAGGATGTAAATGCCATTGCCTGTAAAATGGGATATTTAGAAGAAGGCGATATGCTTATTAGCTTAGCTGCAATGCCTATTAAAGATAGAGGTATGGTAAATACGCTTCGTGTTACCGAGATAGACAATTGTAACTTTTAA
- a CDS encoding YciI family protein → MKNLLLTLFLACTLLSCKDKAKASISDIKEDVSEVVEEKADSIIEVVEEPIKKTAKQIKEELTTKGFKVFDYVDEKTQDTVIMQQYFVAFLKTGPIRGQNEEEAALLQQEHLAHLSKMYELGYADISGPFGDEGDIRGITIYNVPTLKMADSLANSDPMVKAGRLEIEIHPWWAGKGFPLR, encoded by the coding sequence ATGAAGAATTTATTACTAACACTATTTTTGGCATGTACGCTTTTATCGTGCAAGGATAAGGCGAAGGCATCTATTTCAGACATTAAAGAAGATGTTTCTGAAGTTGTAGAAGAAAAAGCAGATTCTATAATAGAAGTTGTAGAAGAGCCTATTAAAAAAACAGCCAAGCAAATTAAGGAAGAACTTACTACAAAAGGCTTTAAGGTTTTTGATTATGTTGATGAAAAAACTCAAGACACGGTTATAATGCAGCAGTATTTTGTGGCATTTTTAAAAACGGGGCCTATTAGAGGACAAAATGAGGAAGAAGCCGCTTTATTGCAGCAAGAACATTTAGCACATTTAAGTAAAATGTATGAGCTTGGGTATGCAGATATTTCTGGACCTTTTGGAGATGAAGGGGATATTCGAGGGATTACGATTTATAACGTGCCTACACTAAAAATGGCAGATAGTTTAGCAAACTCAGACCCTATGGTAAAAGCAGGGCGCTTAGAGATTGAAATACATCCGTGGTGGGCAGGAAAAGGCTTTCCTTTACGATAG
- a CDS encoding RNA polymerase sigma factor — MINEATFVKELTSSKGREKAFAKLLNLYQERLYWHIRKLVITHENADDVLQNTFLRVYKSLPNFKQKSSLHTWMYRIAYNESLRFLEKNNKRQNVPIDDINTSYLNNLVSDVFFDSNDAQLKLQQILFELPEREKQIFQMKYFDDLTFKDIEEIISVKESTIKSSYYNTVKHIEKNLHAVQLFTKTQV, encoded by the coding sequence TTGATAAACGAAGCCACTTTTGTAAAAGAATTAACGTCTTCCAAGGGTAGAGAAAAAGCCTTTGCAAAACTACTAAACCTTTACCAGGAACGATTGTATTGGCATATCCGCAAACTGGTAATTACTCACGAAAATGCAGATGACGTGCTTCAAAACACATTTTTAAGAGTTTATAAGAGCCTGCCTAATTTTAAGCAAAAAAGCTCGCTTCACACCTGGATGTATCGAATAGCCTACAACGAATCGCTTCGATTTTTAGAGAAAAACAATAAACGCCAAAATGTTCCTATTGATGACATTAACACCTCTTATTTAAACAATTTAGTTAGCGATGTCTTTTTTGATAGTAATGACGCTCAATTAAAACTACAACAAATTCTATTTGAACTTCCAGAAAGGGAAAAACAAATATTTCAAATGAAATATTTTGACGATCTAACTTTTAAAGATATAGAGGAAATTATAAGCGTTAAGGAAAGCACCATAAAGTCTTCTTACTACAATACGGTTAAGCATATTGAAAAAAATTTGCACGCTGTTCAACTTTTTACAAAAACCCAGGTCTAA
- a CDS encoding YqjF family protein, with product MKSDQILQQTDHRPFQYPKREWKFYQEWNKAVFLHWKVNPEEIMPFLPNGMKPDTINGKTWVSLVAFTMNNIGIRNLPKVPYISDFFEINIRVYITYNDKPSVYFLNMESSKRSSCNILKVISKFPYQYSKMSRNDGVYTSKNKVFNDSFNMEYSLEDTSIKKDETDLWLTERYAVFQDYKNHIIEYDVHHVEWPMQSISINKLNLNYPRFSHLINNQPDKTHYSSGVQVLTWDKRKL from the coding sequence ATGAAATCCGACCAAATATTGCAACAAACGGACCATAGACCGTTTCAATACCCTAAAAGGGAATGGAAATTTTACCAAGAATGGAATAAGGCTGTTTTTTTACATTGGAAAGTAAATCCCGAGGAAATAATGCCCTTTCTTCCTAATGGTATGAAACCAGATACCATCAATGGAAAAACCTGGGTAAGCCTTGTAGCTTTCACGATGAACAATATAGGTATTAGAAACTTACCTAAAGTGCCTTATATATCTGATTTTTTTGAAATCAACATTAGGGTTTATATTACCTACAATGATAAACCGAGTGTTTACTTTTTAAATATGGAAAGCAGTAAACGATCATCATGCAACATATTAAAAGTAATATCTAAATTTCCGTATCAATACTCAAAAATGAGTAGAAACGATGGGGTGTATACATCAAAAAACAAAGTATTTAATGACTCATTTAATATGGAATACAGTTTAGAAGACACATCTATTAAAAAAGACGAAACCGATTTGTGGCTTACCGAGCGTTATGCCGTTTTTCAAGATTACAAAAACCATATTATTGAATACGACGTACATCATGTAGAGTGGCCAATGCAATCAATTAGCATTAACAAACTAAACCTAAACTATCCAAGATTTAGTCATTTAATAAACAACCAACCCGATAAAACACATTATTCCAGCGGCGTGCAAGTTTTAACTTGGGATAAAAGAAAACTATAA
- the dinB gene encoding DNA polymerase IV, which yields MSGDLPIRKIIHIDMDAFYASVEQMDNPDLKGKAIAVGGGGKRGVVSAASYEARKFGVKSAMAGNLASKLCPHLIFVRPRFERYSEISKQVKSIFYDYTDLVEPLSLDEAYLDVTENKKGNPSASLVAKEIRERILKEVGLTASAGISINKFIAKIASDYNKPNGQKTLNPEEVIEFLEKLDIRKFYGVGKVTAERMYQKGIFTGADLKSKSLEYLDKNFGKSGRYYYYIVRGVHNSEVKPNRIRKSLAAERTFSENLSSEVFMLEKLDHIAEEVSRRLKKSEVAGKTVTLKIKYSDFTLQTRSKTLPYFISDKSIILETAKGLLYQEKLNNSVRLLGISLSNLNTEVKKKPEQKSVSVQLKFEF from the coding sequence ATGTCTGGCGATTTACCAATACGAAAAATCATACACATAGATATGGATGCATTCTATGCTTCTGTAGAGCAAATGGATAACCCTGATCTTAAGGGAAAAGCCATTGCTGTTGGCGGTGGTGGTAAACGAGGAGTTGTTAGTGCCGCAAGCTACGAAGCCAGAAAATTTGGTGTAAAAAGTGCCATGGCTGGCAACTTAGCATCTAAATTATGTCCGCATTTAATTTTTGTAAGACCCCGTTTTGAAAGATATAGTGAAATTTCAAAACAGGTTAAAAGCATCTTTTACGATTATACCGATTTGGTAGAACCGCTTTCTTTGGATGAAGCTTATTTAGATGTTACCGAGAACAAAAAAGGAAATCCAAGTGCTTCTTTAGTTGCTAAAGAGATTCGTGAACGTATTCTTAAGGAAGTCGGATTAACGGCTTCGGCAGGAATCTCAATTAATAAGTTTATAGCTAAGATTGCCAGCGACTATAATAAACCCAACGGACAAAAAACCTTGAACCCCGAAGAGGTTATCGAGTTTTTAGAAAAACTGGATATTAGGAAGTTTTATGGTGTTGGTAAGGTGACAGCGGAGAGAATGTATCAAAAAGGTATTTTTACTGGGGCAGATTTAAAAAGTAAATCGCTGGAATATCTGGATAAGAACTTTGGGAAATCTGGGCGTTACTATTACTATATCGTTAGGGGGGTTCATAATAGTGAAGTAAAACCAAATAGAATACGTAAATCGCTAGCAGCGGAGCGTACATTTAGCGAGAATCTATCCAGTGAAGTTTTTATGCTTGAAAAACTAGATCATATTGCAGAAGAAGTATCGCGGCGTTTAAAAAAGAGTGAAGTTGCCGGAAAAACAGTCACATTAAAAATTAAATACAGTGACTTCACATTGCAAACCAGAAGCAAAACACTGCCCTATTTTATAAGCGACAAAAGCATTATTTTAGAAACCGCTAAAGGTTTATTATACCAGGAAAAATTGAATAACTCCGTCCGACTACTGGGAATTTCCTTGTCAAATTTAAACACTGAAGTCAAGAAAAAACCAGAACAAAAAAGCGTGAGCGTACAATTAAAATTCGAGTTTTAA
- a CDS encoding IPExxxVDY family protein, producing MAIHKLILNDIFEEDLYTLVAIHCTLEDYRLAYLLNRFLGISLIRKPLDLDYQNGESTYSIFEWEDKKQQTIWNLVSNVCKMEVYRESANESLFDSEEKITRIAYLVPEYKTVNYFLKIDNEVKSSKEKYILNNILKAPQIATAYSIDVNQLKSKDNLIFN from the coding sequence ATGGCTATACACAAACTTATTCTAAACGATATTTTTGAAGAGGACTTATATACTTTAGTAGCAATTCATTGCACGCTTGAAGACTATCGTTTAGCGTATCTTTTAAATAGGTTCTTAGGAATAAGTCTTATTAGAAAGCCATTAGACTTAGATTATCAAAACGGAGAATCTACCTATTCAATTTTTGAGTGGGAAGATAAAAAACAGCAAACCATTTGGAATTTAGTTTCCAATGTTTGTAAAATGGAAGTTTATAGGGAAAGTGCAAATGAGTCGTTATTTGATTCTGAAGAAAAAATAACGAGGATAGCATATTTAGTACCAGAATATAAAACAGTAAATTATTTTTTAAAGATAGATAACGAAGTAAAATCTAGTAAAGAAAAATACATTTTAAATAACATATTAAAAGCCCCGCAAATTGCCACGGCTTATAGTATTGACGTAAATCAATTGAAATCTAAAGACAATTTAATTTTTAACTAA
- a CDS encoding T9SS type B sorting domain-containing protein: MCFNTYAQLGFCPGNSGDPIFVETFGAGTGSVGIPSGSTTYQLSSGGAPNDGFYTVSNNTDWFGWHVIPDHTGDPNGRMLIVNAAFTAGEFFSIPVSGLCENTSYEFSSWMINLLPPSRCNGGIPINVRFEIWDSTNTDLLKSGDTGAINGTSSPNWDQYALTFQTKPGQTSVILKMLNNGVGGCGNDLALDDIVFRTCGDRVVIEDPAVNTNVYLCENEVPFSTQLTARPDFSIFSTHFYQWQESSNGIVWNDIPMATNATYNTPNISSQTFYRVKVAEDVINLSSNLCSSTSEIFEIGIIPFPAAPVSNGDLTICENDPTPLSVNVPSGVIVNWYDAPTGGTPFLSGSASYKPTSSGVYYAEAETTTAGCRSTTRARLQIDYLEVPEVIDESLSFCENTITTLRPNVINPSVVTAYRWNTGETTETIDVSNEGTYTVDVFNGTCFETKTITLSQINNPEIENIDSDGSDIVITTSNTGDFIYSLNGNIFQSSNVFSGIEGGLYTIYVKERNCSEIITEQFLHFYVPKFFTPNNDGNNDVFDLKGIEFFSSSYVSIFDRYGKLLKNSRNSPFSWNGTFKNQPLPTGDYWYVIVIDNQKITGHFTLKR, translated from the coding sequence ATGTGTTTTAATACATATGCACAATTAGGGTTCTGTCCTGGAAACTCTGGAGACCCCATTTTTGTTGAGACGTTTGGAGCTGGCACAGGAAGTGTTGGAATTCCATCGGGTTCAACAACCTATCAACTTTCTAGTGGAGGAGCACCCAACGATGGATTTTATACCGTATCAAACAATACAGATTGGTTTGGATGGCATGTTATTCCAGATCATACCGGAGATCCTAATGGTAGAATGTTGATTGTAAATGCTGCTTTTACAGCAGGAGAGTTTTTTAGCATTCCTGTTTCCGGGCTTTGTGAAAACACGTCTTATGAGTTTTCTTCTTGGATGATTAACTTGTTGCCTCCATCTAGATGTAACGGAGGTATTCCCATTAATGTAAGATTTGAAATTTGGGATAGTACCAATACCGATTTACTTAAAAGTGGTGACACTGGAGCGATTAATGGTACATCTAGCCCTAATTGGGATCAATATGCTTTAACATTTCAAACCAAACCGGGGCAGACTTCGGTTATTTTAAAAATGTTAAATAATGGTGTTGGTGGTTGTGGTAACGATTTGGCTTTAGATGATATCGTGTTTAGAACCTGCGGTGATAGGGTTGTTATAGAAGACCCTGCTGTTAATACTAATGTTTATTTATGTGAAAACGAAGTTCCGTTTTCCACACAATTAACAGCAAGACCTGATTTTTCAATTTTTTCTACACATTTTTATCAATGGCAGGAAAGCTCAAATGGTATTGTTTGGAACGATATTCCTATGGCTACAAATGCAACATACAATACGCCAAATATAAGCTCTCAGACGTTTTATAGAGTAAAAGTTGCCGAAGATGTTATTAATTTATCAAGTAATTTATGTAGCTCAACTTCCGAAATTTTTGAAATCGGAATCATTCCATTTCCAGCCGCACCAGTAAGTAATGGCGATTTAACCATTTGCGAAAACGATCCCACACCTCTTTCTGTAAATGTTCCTAGTGGCGTAATTGTTAATTGGTATGATGCTCCAACAGGGGGAACTCCGTTTTTATCTGGAAGTGCCTCATACAAACCAACAAGCTCTGGAGTTTATTATGCCGAAGCTGAAACAACAACTGCTGGTTGTAGATCGACTACAAGAGCTCGGTTACAAATAGACTATTTAGAGGTGCCTGAGGTTATAGATGAGTCATTGTCGTTTTGTGAAAACACCATCACAACATTACGTCCAAATGTTATAAATCCTTCAGTTGTTACAGCTTATCGTTGGAATACCGGAGAAACTACTGAAACCATAGATGTTAGTAATGAAGGAACGTATACTGTCGACGTTTTTAATGGTACATGCTTTGAAACAAAAACAATTACCTTATCTCAAATAAATAACCCGGAAATAGAAAATATAGATTCTGATGGTAGCGATATTGTTATTACCACGTCGAATACCGGGGATTTTATATATTCTTTAAATGGGAACATATTTCAATCGAGTAATGTGTTTTCTGGTATTGAAGGTGGGTTGTATACTATTTATGTCAAAGAACGAAACTGTAGTGAAATTATCACCGAACAGTTTTTACATTTTTATGTTCCTAAATTCTTTACTCCCAATAACGACGGTAATAATGATGTATTCGATTTAAAAGGCATCGAGTTTTTCTCATCATCTTACGTGTCTATTTTCGACCGTTACGGAAAGTTGTTAAAGAACTCCAGAAACAGTCCGTTTTCATGGAACGGAACGTTTAAAAATCAGCCCTTGCCCACAGGTGATTATTGGTATGTTATTGTTATAGATAACCAAAAAATAACTGGGCATTTTACTTTAAAGCGTTAA